The DNA region ACAGAAAATGAAATCAGTAATATAAGtgattttcaaaaaaaatatataaaggatAATGAGAATcatattgataaaataaatggtgAAGGATCTTATATTAGTTATAAcgatattataaataaaaaacaatatttgaTGAGTATAGATATTAAAGAAATGACGAAACTATATGCTCCATTAAAATCATTATGTAAATTGTATACTGAatgtaatgaaaaaaaagaaaattacaCAAGTTGTTCGCAAGATGCTAAAGATTTTGCTAAACATTTTGAAGGTCTTAATCAGGATTATAACATTACtggaaataatttatttagaGAAATATTGTTTAATTTATCAACTGATTATgatgattttaaaaatgagtGTGCTAAAAATTGCAGTTCTTGTAACGATCTTCCAACTCTTCCAAAGATAAAAACTCCACCAAGCAAATTAATTACAGTTTTATTGATATTTGCTGCAATACCAATATCTTTGGGTATTGCTTATAAGGTAAGTAATAaggaatttataaatataatatttaaaatattttttcgtgGTTCCTTATATGTGATTAccaaaaattgtatatacatttaccatttttatattagtattcattatttggatTTGATAAACGATTTCAAAGACATGATATAAGAAACagactaaaaaaaataaagaggAAAATGTgcattaatatatgattcGAAAAATAGTGATTATTCCAGGAACAGTAATAATGGTTAATATAGATAAGAAGCTGTCTATTTCGAAATAAGTAATTTTTGGCCATAATTTTGgagcatattttttgtgtttacaaaagcatttaaataatataatcaataaaatataaagttatatatgtatatttattatatattttttgtatatttttatgttgtgAATCAAGGTTGAGGTTGTGTTTGTGGAACCCACATATGGGTTAGGATTAAGTACTACattacatataattttgcataatttttaataatttgataGCATTTACAGTTTaacgattttttttaaatatatataagaaatgagttattaaaaatatgtataggacaaattataataattgcaTTTCGTATTAATATAACTTAATGGGGATGTGTTGAACTATGTactttttgtatttattgcTAACTTGAGATTAATGGTTTATGGACAATCGATCAAATATTGGAATTGATATAGAAAGATGAACCCAATGTGTCGATTTTGTTATAGAATAAAtgttgttttaaataattacacCATTTAATATGAGAAAtggaattattaaatataaacaaacaCATGCAGAATAATCCTGTAccatttattgttttttt from Plasmodium chabaudi chabaudi strain AS genome assembly, chromosome: 2 includes:
- a CDS encoding CIR protein; amino-acid sequence: MPYNACKAINGYDKQIPLKVNNSRLFIDLNNIQNQYCTGENGNGECFPYGAIISYFFIKMLKYMNGDDLKYKKFAEYIILWLFYKLNQQTENEISNISDFQKKYIKDNENHIDKINGEGSYISYNDIINKKQYLMSIDIKEMTKLYAPLKSLCKLYTECNEKKENYTSCSQDAKDFAKHFEGLNQDYNITGNNLFREILFNLSTDYDDFKNECAKNCSSCNDLPTLPKIKTPPSKLITVLLIFAAIPISLGIAYKYSLFGFDKRFQRHDIRNRLKKIKRKMCINI